From Anaerobranca gottschalkii DSM 13577, the proteins below share one genomic window:
- a CDS encoding HAMP domain-containing sensor histidine kinase has product MFISIKWKIAGIFVIILIIIMAATNLIISKSMENYYLNQRQVTLFKTANIIATTSISTGYFDSHRVKEIIDFYIPAVQMRIICTDVEGKVLVDSFSKSNLEGKVLRQREIEDALKGKSVWEIYNLPQSGWVMYSAVPIIIGGEIIGTVFISSAIEDIKAAIGYIKTTILAISLISGLIIIIVSIILANNLVKPIEKLTQVSKEMQRGQFTAPVEITSKDEIGILGQSFNSMAEQLQRIEETRLKFLGDISHDLKTPLATIKALAQSLEDEEDIKVYREFLSDIVSEVNRMTLIVDNIIQLNKISDRTLPLKKREFVFKDVVEEAVDSIKTIAKGKEINIKFMDNSQKGVFLGDREKIKSMILNLLENGVKYSFKGGLILISLESTGTYYKLKVKDNGKGIPEEDLPHIFERFYRVDKHRSTKTGGTGIGLSIVKMVVDLHKGKIEVNSKLGEGTEFIIELPRLNY; this is encoded by the coding sequence ATGTTTATTAGTATTAAGTGGAAAATTGCCGGGATTTTTGTAATTATTTTAATTATAATCATGGCGGCAACTAATTTAATAATTAGTAAATCAATGGAAAATTATTATTTAAATCAAAGACAGGTTACTTTGTTTAAAACCGCCAATATTATTGCTACAACCTCTATTAGTACTGGTTATTTTGATAGTCATAGAGTAAAGGAGATCATAGATTTTTACATACCAGCTGTTCAAATGCGAATTATCTGTACAGATGTGGAAGGAAAGGTTTTGGTAGATTCCTTTTCAAAGAGTAATTTAGAGGGTAAAGTTTTAAGACAACGGGAGATAGAAGATGCCCTTAAAGGTAAAAGTGTCTGGGAAATATATAATTTACCCCAAAGTGGTTGGGTAATGTATAGTGCTGTACCTATTATTATAGGTGGAGAAATAATTGGTACAGTTTTTATATCCTCAGCTATCGAGGATATAAAGGCAGCTATTGGTTATATAAAGACTACAATTTTAGCAATTTCGTTAATAAGTGGCCTTATTATCATCATTGTATCAATAATACTAGCTAATAATTTAGTTAAACCTATTGAGAAATTGACTCAAGTATCTAAAGAAATGCAAAGAGGACAGTTCACTGCACCGGTAGAAATAACCTCTAAAGATGAAATAGGGATTTTAGGACAATCCTTTAACAGTATGGCGGAACAATTACAAAGGATAGAGGAAACTAGGTTAAAATTTTTAGGGGATATATCCCATGATTTAAAAACACCATTAGCTACAATAAAAGCCTTAGCCCAATCTTTAGAAGATGAGGAAGATATAAAAGTATATAGAGAATTTTTGTCTGATATAGTATCAGAAGTTAATAGAATGACATTAATAGTTGATAATATTATTCAACTCAATAAAATCAGTGATAGGACATTACCCCTTAAGAAAAGGGAATTTGTATTTAAAGACGTTGTGGAAGAGGCCGTTGATTCCATTAAAACAATAGCAAAAGGAAAAGAGATAAATATAAAATTTATGGACAACTCTCAAAAGGGTGTGTTTTTAGGGGACAGAGAGAAAATAAAAAGTATGATTTTAAATCTCTTAGAAAATGGAGTTAAATACAGTTTTAAAGGAGGGTTAATTCTCATCTCATTAGAAAGTACTGGAACTTATTATAAATTAAAGGTTAAAGATAATGGTAAGGGAATCCCTGAAGAAGATTTACCCCATATTTTTGAGCGTTTTTATCGGGTAGATAAACATAGAAGCACTAAAACAGGGGGAACTGGGATTGGACTATCTATCGTTAAAATGGTTGT
- a CDS encoding response regulator transcription factor — MKEKILIIDDEELLVKGLSHSLKKEGFEVDSAFDGEEGLEKIKANPYSLVILDLMLPKIDGMTLCKKIREKSSVPIIMLTAKGDDVDKILGLEYGADDYLTKPFNTKELIARIKAVLRRTGKGLGNEIECKDLKIILNNRKVIHRGKNIELTAKEFDIIALLATHPGKIYTRENLLDLIWGYEYYGDVRTVDVHVRRIREKIEDNPSDPKYIMTKWGVGYYFGGTRDVY, encoded by the coding sequence ATGAAAGAAAAAATTTTGATAATCGATGATGAAGAATTGTTGGTAAAGGGATTGAGCCATAGTTTAAAGAAGGAAGGGTTTGAAGTGGATTCTGCCTTTGATGGTGAAGAAGGTTTAGAAAAGATTAAGGCTAATCCCTATAGTTTAGTCATTCTCGACTTAATGTTACCTAAAATAGATGGGATGACATTATGTAAAAAAATAAGGGAAAAATCATCTGTCCCAATAATAATGTTAACTGCTAAAGGAGATGATGTTGATAAAATATTAGGCTTAGAGTATGGAGCCGATGATTACTTAACTAAACCCTTCAACACTAAGGAGTTAATTGCTAGAATAAAAGCTGTATTACGGAGAACCGGTAAAGGACTAGGAAATGAAATTGAATGTAAAGATCTTAAAATAATCTTAAACAATAGAAAAGTAATACATAGAGGTAAAAACATTGAATTAACAGCAAAAGAGTTTGATATTATAGCCCTTTTAGCAACCCATCCTGGAAAAATTTATACTAGAGAAAATCTCTTAGATTTAATCTGGGGATATGAATATTATGGTGATGTCAGAACAGTTGATGTCCATGTAAGGAGAATAAGGGAAAAAATTGAAGATAACCCTAGTGACCCCAAATACATAATGACAAAGTGGGGGGTAGGTTATTACTTCGGAGGAACACGGGATGTTTATTAG
- a CDS encoding 4Fe-4S binding protein, with amino-acid sequence MYNDYIIKILVEEHSIDVVSFGEKSDGTKYVIAGVILPKGLRDTQNLVDVSGSYFQLFNKLRKGFAQSFSLLERYNYRCQGVSPISVKEDLRGLARIAGIGERGLNRSILHKDYGCNLLFSAFYTNAPIKPFRGKVPDYCFKCGACIEVCPGKAISQRGVSIPRCTPYSLRACQKCLDICPVGNKKEDIYERKNFDNR; translated from the coding sequence ATGTATAATGATTACATTATAAAAATTCTCGTTGAAGAACATTCAATTGATGTTGTATCCTTTGGTGAAAAATCCGATGGAACCAAATATGTCATTGCCGGTGTAATACTTCCTAAAGGTTTAAGGGATACCCAAAATTTAGTAGATGTATCGGGCAGTTATTTTCAATTATTTAACAAACTCCGAAAAGGGTTTGCCCAATCTTTTTCTTTATTAGAAAGATATAATTATCGATGTCAAGGAGTTAGCCCCATCAGTGTCAAGGAAGATTTGCGGGGATTAGCTAGAATAGCAGGAATTGGAGAAAGGGGCCTTAATAGAAGTATATTACATAAAGATTATGGTTGCAATCTCTTATTTTCAGCCTTTTATACAAACGCTCCTATTAAACCCTTTAGAGGTAAAGTCCCCGATTATTGTTTTAAATGTGGTGCTTGTATTGAAGTTTGTCCAGGGAAGGCGATTTCCCAAAGGGGAGTTTCTATCCCCCGCTGTACACCATATTCATTGAGGGCCTGTCAAAAATGTTTAGATATATGTCCTGTTGGAAATAAAAAGGAGGATATTTATGAAAGAAAAAATTTTGATAATCGATGA
- a CDS encoding lysine exporter LysO family protein translates to MLKIIGFVFLGYGLGLIVKERFSNINQKALSFWLLALLFAMGISITTDPDVINNLKTLGFSALILATFAVIGSILGLLILNPLFNRTFIEGATEKQSGESTNSFLYFVVLALILGSLSGLFFPSTITSLLEELVIYFLYLLLFSVGYDLYCNRHLLAFVKKMGFKILLIPLLVIIGSLVFTLPLFLLLPFNFGEVGAVVSGFGWYSLSSIIIGSTYSPSLGIVALLCNVFREIIAFIITPLLPKLFPSLTVIAPAGATAMDTLLPLITKSGGSEYTVPALVSGIIISTSVYFLVPLFIQIAHFL, encoded by the coding sequence GTGCTTAAAATTATTGGTTTTGTCTTTTTAGGTTATGGTTTAGGATTAATAGTAAAGGAAAGATTTAGTAATATAAATCAAAAAGCCCTCAGTTTTTGGCTATTAGCCCTTTTATTTGCCATGGGTATTTCCATAACTACCGATCCCGACGTTATCAATAACCTAAAAACATTGGGATTTTCTGCCCTAATTTTAGCTACTTTTGCTGTTATAGGGAGTATTCTCGGCCTGTTAATCCTTAATCCACTATTTAATAGGACCTTTATAGAAGGTGCTACAGAAAAACAGTCAGGGGAAAGTACAAATTCCTTTCTATATTTTGTCGTCCTTGCTTTAATATTGGGGAGTTTAAGTGGACTATTTTTCCCTTCAACTATAACTTCCCTTTTAGAAGAATTAGTAATTTATTTCCTCTACCTCTTACTATTTTCTGTAGGATATGACCTATATTGTAACCGTCATCTTTTAGCCTTTGTCAAAAAAATGGGTTTTAAAATCCTCCTTATTCCTTTGTTAGTTATCATTGGAAGCTTGGTATTTACACTCCCCCTATTTTTATTACTGCCCTTTAATTTTGGTGAAGTAGGTGCCGTTGTTTCTGGATTTGGTTGGTATAGTTTATCTTCAATAATAATTGGAAGTACATATAGCCCTTCCTTAGGAATAGTAGCCCTTTTATGTAATGTCTTCCGAGAAATAATCGCCTTTATAATCACACCATTATTGCCGAAACTTTTTCCTTCTTTAACTGTTATTGCCCCGGCAGGTGCCACTGCTATGGATACTTTGCTTCCTTTGATCACTAAATCAGGAGGCTCGGAATATACGGTACCAGCCTTAGTTTCTGGTATAATAATCTCAACTAGTGTATATTTTTTAGTACCATTGTTTATACAAATAGCTCACTTCCTTTAA